The genomic segment AATAGTTGTAACTTGTATCTATTAACACGAGACTACTTTAATTAATTAGGAGTTATAATTAGGAACATAACTTTGTATAAATTACTTCACTgataagcagcagaaatatatgtAAAATTAAGAGAATTTTCTGTTCAGATGAGAAAAAGCAGGGACATAAATGATTAAACACATGAGAAAATATTCATCTGATTAATAACTCTAATAAACAAAGCAATTAACATCTTGTTATAATTTCATTTGAAAAGACACAAATGGTTAGTCAAGTGTTTTTACATGAATTAAGCAAATGTTTTGGTCAGGACAACTAGATTCTAAATATGTAATACACATTAAGGCACTTTTTCATAAAAGATAACTGTGTAAACACATTTGACCGAACttacatttgatttttttaaaaggattgcaTTGTTTTTGGCAATTTCAAAATAACAACCACTGTGTTTTACTAAGTTCCCAGACAGGACCTGATTCATCCTAGAATGGCAACATGAAAAAATAGGCCTATGTAAAAGTATTACTGCAGTAGTGTAAACTCAGTTGTGCTACTCAATACATATTTACAGAGTTTGAATAAGTGGTATTTAGATTGTAGTACTACCTGGACTACAATTTTTCTGACAGTAAAATCCATGGGCCTAGAGATTTCTGGGGAGAACACTTatctaggcatttctaggtcctaCAGTGTTACTCTCTGGATCAACTACTGGCAGAAGTTAACCATAAAGCCGCACTGGAGATAGTAGAGAttcagagaggtgttctctcaagtaaatAGTGTTTTCTAACCCCCAGAAAGTAGAAGGCCAGCTGTATTTcaaatttatgttttaaatttcatAGGCATTTAAGAAAATAGACTTCTATAAAAATGGATGAAAAATATGATTTAGGTAATTCCTGAGCCTTAAAACTAACTACTAGTTCCAACTATACACTTTTTAAATCAATGGGAGCTAAGTAAGTCAATGCTTATGCAAATTCTATTCATTATATGGACTTACTTTAATTGGGACATAAGGGTTAGGCCTATATATCAAGCCAAGTCTATAAGACTGTTGAGAAACAAGTAGGATAGTTCCCAGTATGTTCCCAGTAAACTTGGTTCATTTAATGGGGTCTACTCCCAGGTAAGCCTGTATAGCAGTGAAACCACTGCTGTATAGGATTGCCACAGAAGGCTGCAGTCCCATACAAACTTACACAGGAAATGGTCCCACTAGACACATTAGCAATTATTTGTAATCAAATATCACAGCATTTAACAGAGATTATTCAAAGAATTTCTACCATACAACTTGGCACAGCAGAAATGTCAATTGCTTGTATGAGCAAAGTTTGACCTACTTTTACCTCTATGATATGGGCATAGATTTAATGCACCACTTATTCATTTTCATATCTCTAGTTATCTTTTACATCACGGTCACCTTTAAAAGATGTTTGAAAAAGGTGATTGCAAAGTTGATCGAAAGAGCAAGTGCTAttcaaagcatttttttaaaaaagtatcttTTGCAGTAGTAGACCATCTTCAAATCCACCGTATTTTGAACAGAATTGTAACAAAAATGGCTCTCATAATCCAAATACATTGGTATAAACTGTAGAAAGTCATTATTGTCTTTAAAGTTCTCTCTTGTCTTCATACCGACACATACATGCAGCTCTCTGGCTGTCAAGGTATGGTTTGCATCCTAAATGTATGACAGCATCAAACACTAGTTGCACCGTTGATTCACAAGCTGAAAAGGAAAGTGCAGAGGGAAGAGTATCAATTTATATTTCAATAGTAAACAAGGGTACCGAGAGAAGAAAATCAATTTATACttcaataatatagtaaaatacaatTGTCACAAAGCTTGTAAAAGTTATTTTTTCGGAGTACTGCTTCCAAAATCGCATAGCAGTATAAAAAATGTTTTAGTTAAAATCATCTGGCAATCTGCTGACTGCAATTTTGTAAGTCAGAGTTACAACCTCATTATTTCTTCCTATTCACATTTTCAGTCATGATATCACTgacccaaactgcattatatagcagtataatgGCATggctggagccctcggtggcacaatgggaagagaactgctaaccaaaaggtgagctcccatctgtcagctccagcttcccatgcggggacaagagagaagcctcccacaggatggtaaaacatcctggcatcccctgggcaacgtccttgcagaaggccaattctcgcacacctaaagcaacttgcagtttctcaagtccctcctgacacgggaaaaaaaatgGCATGGCTGAATTTtaaggcctttagccttttctgccaaagagtgctcatgccacagcaaactacaaatcccaggattccatagtattgagccacaaTAGTTAaagtagttcaaactgcattaattttacagtgtcgaTGCACCCTTGGTCTCCCTCTTATCTTTTGAACACACAATATTCAGTCACAGATGATTAATGTTTTCAAACAATTATTCTACAATTATTGTTTGGGGAAATGGTTTTGGAAGATGTCTGGCTTAGAACACACATAGTAATTATGTAACCTACTTGAAAATAAATAGGAGTAATGAattcattcctttaaaaaaattagtcTAAAAAGTGGTGCTAGATTTCTCCAAACTCCTTTCCCTTCTAATAGCTGGAGATGATTAACATGGTCATCTTTTTCAAAACTTGGATACAACAGCAGCATGTTATCTGTTAGAACATGGCTTTCATGTattagataaaggttttcccctgacattaagtctagtcgtgtcagactcgggtgtgggtgtgtgtgtgtgtctgtgctcatctccatttctaagccaaagagagccagagttgtccttagacacctccaagttcatgtggccaacatgactgcatagagcggtgttaccttgctgccggagcggtacctattgatctactcacttttgcattttttcaaactgctaggttggcagaaactggggctccACTCCCCTGATTTTAGCCTGcggcaccaccggaggctcctttttatgtattaattgcACATAAATAAAAACCTCAAAACTTGAATGCACGGCAGAGAGTAGAGTCATGTAAGTTAAATTTTCATTAAATTATTGTGAAGTTATAAAAACTCTTCAATATCTATCATAGGTGCATTTCTCTGGACTAGCTTACCTCGTACACTCTCTGGAATTCCTAGTGTCTTCTGTACATCTCTACAGATCTTTGAAAGGCAGTATTGAAATTCCTCGTCACAGTCATGTTTTTTGTTGCCACAGGTATCATAGCACCTGTCGTGTTGATTGCAGCATTTTGTCATGGAGGGAATGCCTATGTCAAACTGGGAAGCAATTTCGTAGCATTTTGTGAGAACAGTCTGTGAGACATACCAATACAGAGCATTAATGTGTGCCAGCATAGAAGAGAAGAAACAATGCCCCCTGAAAGAAATGCATAAAGAGCTGGAAAAGCacagatatttcaaaatgatggacctaatttcaaagcagtatatttcatgatggcaacatgttacaattacacaaaaagttacaaataatTTAATGAGTTACTAAAATTTCCCATTTTATTAACCATAGTATaaatcgggcatgggcaaacttgggccctccaggtgttttgtacttcaactccctcaattccgaacagcctaccagctgttagtaattgtgggagttgaaatacaaaacacacacacacacacacacacatacacacacacatttagggTAAAAATCTGAATAGGGTGCTTTAAGCCATCAGAAGTTTTAAATGATATAAATGTTTTCCTCAAACACtcataaaaagagaaaaaggatgcTTCAGAATGACCTATTTTGCTACATAATTTAAGGATATGTTAAGATAGCTTTTCAAAGAACTAGGCAAATTTACCATATGGCAAAGCAAATTAGCCTCTGATTTTTCAgttgtgtctttaaaaaaaatccatggaaTAACAAGGCAACTTAAATATGGGACTTTGGTGTTTTGGAATGATAAGAGTATTATCACAAGGATTTGGAAACTGAAATTAGCTTAGTAAGAGACATACCAATTTTAGGGATAAGGGAGAAATGGACCAAACATACTATAATCAGATCCACCATGCATGCTATGATaactctttaaaatattttaatatgaattATCTAACTATCGTGTTGTCGAAGCTTTCATAtcagaatcactgggtagctgtgagttttctgggctgtatggccatgttccagaagcattctctcctgacattccatCCATAttgatggcaggcatcttcagaggttgtgaggtcttttggaaactaggtgagtggggtttatatatctgtggaatgtccagggtggggaaaagaactcttgtttgaaatgtgaatgttgcaattgatcaccttgattagcattgaatagccttgcagcttcaaagcctggctgcttcctgcctgggggaatcctttgttgggaggtgattggctggccctgattgtttcttgtctgggattTATCTCACTTCATCAGGTTGAGTTGTAGTTCAAAGAAAAAACTTATTTGGGGAAGTTTTGTAAGCACACCTATTCACTTACACATACAATAGACATGGTATTGGACTGACCCGTAGACAGGTCAAATGAAAATAAAAGTGAcaattacatttttcattttgactgttgttggccctccacatttggaggttagatttttgcaggtttgattatttGCAGGTGTGATTAAAAGCTCGAAATAATCTCTAGATTATAAGACTTATATTGAAGGACCTAGTGATTCTCATAGATAAATATAAGAGCATTTCTTTTATTcgcagtttttcactttcccaGGGGTTCTGTGCCACTCACTGTAGCGAATATGGAGGACTAACAGTATGACCTTACACTATTATTGATAATCAGATTTGCTAGCACCATTGGACTACCTGTGTACACTTTTAAGTTGTCTATTACTTTgactattattgttaataatatctACATTTTGTTTCCCACAGTGTACAGTTCTATGCCCAACCACAAATACTGTACATATACCTGAGATTTTAATAACACAGAGAATCTTAAACTCATCACACATCTGATGAAATGGGCTTTAGTCTACAAAATCTCAGGCTATAATAAATGCGTTAGCATTGTCTCCAAACAAAAGTGACCCTTCTCCATATGAACATGAGTGTGAACGTTTTCCAAAAACATATTTTGATGTTAAAGTTAATCCAGATTCAtttccattttaatatattttcttccTTTGACACATAAATAATAATTGACTAAGAAATTACTTACATGAACTCCAAAGAGGGGAGACCCACATCCATTTGGTGGTTGAGGTTTATAGCCATAACGGGGCATGGGCTTATATCCTATAAAATATGAAGATTTGTGAGTACTCAAAACAAGAGTCCATAACCAATAGCTAGTATAATTGTATGCTAATTGTCTTCATTCCAACAGAATCAATAGAGGAGTCCAGTGTATTGTTGCTGTGTGCGTTCAAGTGGTTTCTGACATATGGCacacttcttggcaagatttcttcagagggatatgcctttgctttcctttggggCTGAGACTGTGTGACTTCACCAAAGTCACCAAGTAGCTTTCCATGGTCTTCAGATTTATCATCCAATGCCCAAACCACTATATTTCATTGGTTTTCAATTAAGTGTTATACTAATGCATCAACACATCATTTTTATGGTTACAGAATGTAGCTTAGCAATAGTCTCACTAATCTTATCAAGGTTTTCATACAACTATATTACACTAATAGGTTTACCAAGCCCCATGCCAATATATAAGAAACAAAAATTAaagttcctccagaactgcaagaactatctcaaccaaatttacattgcaatagcagctgacatagtggaagtgaccacGTTGGCCTTCCCACAGccagcaggcaaagcctaagatgtggggtggggggtggggaggggggaaggatttgacctggattgcaagTGAAAGCTGAGAAAACTGTGGAAACAGAggtgtctaccactggttcatctaatccaagccctgccaaaaaTGAATGGAACAGAAGCACAGAGAAGAaactgtgtcattgttagaccttgaaCTTATATggacaagactgtttctgatgaccaagtgaaagctcaatttgtGCAAAAGATTCCATTGCAAGAATATGTATTTCCtttggataagaagaggcatctaagttttcaacccaaatggttcagcagatttctcTGGTTAACTACTCATCTCGTCTACAAgatgcactctgtaagtactgtgtggtgtttggagaagttggggataaaggtggtcatcagaagttTGGTGCATTGGTCTCTAAACAATTTGTGcgatggaaagatgcaatagaagtcttcaatagacaccaaaacaCACAATCAGAACAACttctgcttggctgaaaacttcttgctaattcacagtggaaaacatccTGATGAAACCTGTCATCacaataaaggaaataagaagaaagcagaagaaaacagaaacttctgccaattgtggaaactattgttctttgtggctgacaagaactGACGTAAAGTGGGAACAGTGATTCAGGATCTATTacttgtgaagaacctttgcgCAATGATGccaatttcagggccttgttgagatctcaggCCAGATTAGGAGACCTAAAAAGTCATATTGGGGAAAAAAGTTTTAGTCCCTCCCtaatattttttctggctacaggcctgaggTTGACCCTATAAAATTTTAGCAGAAGTAATGCCCACTGAATTTAATAGGACTCGTTTTAAGGTTAAGTAGATATATAACTGCATTTCTCAAAAGTATATAACAGTCTTACTGATGTTTATGGAACCTTTATCTATTTACCTTTTCTCTATTGGTAAAAGTGTCACTCTGGGCACCAATTATAGGGTTCacaaactttcttttttaaaatctgtattcaTATTTCACATATTAATACAGGTGCTTTAAGCATGTCACCCATTTTCAATGCAATTTATCATAATGTGTGTAATATGTAGACGCTCTCCCAAGCAGAAGATAATAATACTGGATGCCTCCTAGGTTTGATGTGTTAATAATAAGTACATTCATGTGATCATCTTTTGAACTAAAGAAACAAATGTGTAcaactaaaatgatgaaataaaatttaagcaacaatatacacaatatatgtatgtatgtgtatgtttccCTAGTCAGTCATTGTCTCAGCTCCCTGACAAAAACATCTTCCATAAAATGTAGAGAATTAATATTAGAAAAGTTTGTAAAACTGGGAACTAATTGGTTAACATAATCCGGATGCAGGAAAAATGGATTACCTTTCACATTCATTTCCAAACATTTTAATCCACAATAACAAAAGCTGATGCCTATACACAGAACCTATTGATAAAGTACCTGCTCCTTCCGTAACACAATACAATTGATCCTCTTTATTCAtgaattctgtatccacagactcAACAATCCAGAGttcgaaaatattttttaatccaaaaatcaaaccttgattttccattttatataatggcattgtatataatggaacttgaacatCCAGTTTTTGGTATTGGGGGGAAGCTGTCCAGGATCCAGagcccagtggataccaagggcccattgtaaTTGAAAAGCAAAGTACTGTGCACCTTCAGGTAATTTCCAGCTTCcaaaatgcatctacactgtggaattaatgcagtttgacttcactttagttgctgtggttcaatgctatggaatcctgggatttgtagcttggagaAGCACTGGCACTCTTAGGCAGAAGAGGCTAAAGACTGTgtgaaactatatatcccaggattccatagcattgagcaatgacagtAGATGCACGCTTGGTGACTGACTCTATTGCAGGATTtctttggtaagatttgttcatgaggggtttgccatggctcagtattatggaattatggaagttgtaggagctgcggtggtgcaatgcataaaacctttgtgccagctgaactgcagacaagtttgggttgctgacctgaaagtcacCGGTTCAAacccatgagatggggtgagctcccgtgtgTCAGCTCTACCTTGTGGGGACACGATAAAAGCtgcccagcaggatggtaacacatctgggcatcccctgagcaacatctctgtaaacagccaattctttcataccaaaagcgacttgcaatatgttctcaagtcgcttctgacatgataaaaaattggTAGTTTTATAAAGCCTTCTCTAcccaagagtgttggtgcctcacctcctaggattccaaagcactgaaccatggcagttaaaagtaacgccaaactgcattcattcttctacCTTGTGACTcagggctgagtggggattcgaaTCCTAGGTTCCTTCTatccagctgtataaaatcccacattatttgctttgaactgggttatatggcagtgtggactcataacccagttcaaagcggatattgtggattatctgccttgatattctggattatatggctgtgtggaagggcccctagttactgggacattccatagatatataaaccccacttgcctagtttccaacagacctcacaacctctgaggctgcctgccatagatgtgggcgaaacgtcaggaaagaatgcttctggaacatggccatacagcccagaaaactgacagcaacccagtgattctggccatgaaagccttcaacaacacacaaacTGCATTACTTTTGCATTGTAGACAAGCCTTAGTATCTCCAGAGCCATAGGGAGCAtgggcacgggcaaactttggccctctgtcaattaggaattgtgggagttgaagcccaaaacacatggagggccgaagtttgtccatgcctgctatagacacATCTGGTCTATatgacctcagaggtgtctacggacaacgccggctcttgggcttagaaatggagatgagcaccaacccccagtcagacatgactggacttaacgtccggggaaacctttacctttaccttatggacaATGcgggctcttgggcttagaaatggagatgcgcatcaacccccagagttgatgtcagggggaaacctttcctCTTcaactgtatggaaggggcctcggcCTCTGAGAGAGTGGGCCCCTTCCGAGGCGCAAGGACACAGATCAACATCTATTGGGGTCTGATTAGTATTACCATCGCTGCACTTGTACCGGCAAAGCCCATCCTCTCCTCCCAGGAGGTCCAAGGCGGCGTTCAGGTAAGTGTCGATCTTGTGGACGCCGTTCCGGATGGTCTTGAGCGTCATCCTCCAGTCGGGGGTCTGGGCTTCGTGGCAGCGGGCCCGTGGGGTGCCCCCCAGCAGCAGACCCCAGGCTAAGAGCAGGGCGGGCAGGGGCGCCGGGCACCCCATCCTCCCCGGCGGACTCACCGGCCTCTCGGGCACCATCCGCTCTCCTCCGGAGCCATGCCCAGCCTCCCTCCGGCAAAGCGAGCCCTGACTCACTCCTTCAGCGCCTCAACGACGCGCCCTGCGTCAAAGGGGACGGCTCCAGCGGAGTGCCTCTCCTGCCCTGTCCATCCTCCTTCGGGAGGAGGAGCAAAGTGTCTTAAGCACCAAAGCCAGAACAGGATCGTGGCGGAAAGAGGGAGGCAGATCGGCCAGGGGTGAAAGGTGAGCTTTCAGCTCAGGTTCCCCTCCCACTCTTGGACCTTAAAGGaacagcaaagaggattctttcCCCACTTCTATGGGCACCTGaggttttattataatgtgtgtcCCGGTTGCGGGCGCATCTCTACTGTAGAAGTAATGTATTCTGATTCAacggctatggaatcatgagcgtggcagttttttttttgttttaaataatggccagaatcattgagtcgttgtaagttttccgggctgtatggccatgttccagaggcattccctcctgatgtttcgcccacatctatggcaggcagcctcagaggttgtgaggtctgttggaaactaggcaagtggggtttatatatctgtggaatgtcccagTAACTAGGGGCCTTCCACGTCGTCGTCGTCTCAcacgttcagtcgtttccgactcttcatgacctcatggaccagtccacgccagagctccctgtcggccgtcacctcccccagttccttcaaggtcgagccagtcacttcaaggataccgtccatccatctcgcccttggtcggccactcttcctttttccttccattttccccagcatcgtgatcttctccaagctttcctgtcttctcatgatgtggccaaaatacttcaactttgccttccaaacagccatataatccagaatatgaaggcagatcatccacaatatctgttttgaactgggttgtgaGTCAGgtagaagaatgaatgcagtttggcactacttttaactgtcatggttcaatgctatggcaggcatcctcagaggttgtgaaatatattggaacactaagcaagggaggtttatatgtgtgtggaaggtccaggatgggagaaagaactcatgtctgttggaggcaagtgtgaatgttatacagtagagtctcacctatccaagcctcgcttatccaacgtgctggattatccaacacatttttgtagtcaatgttttcaatacatcgtgacattttggtgctaaatttgtaaataaagtaattactacatagcattactgcatattgaactactttttctgtcaaatttgttgtgtagcatgatgttttggtgtttaatttgtaaaatcataacctaatttgatgtttaataggcttttccttaatctctccttattatccaacatattcgcttatccaatgttctgccggcctgtttatgttggataagcgagactctactgtaattgattagcattaatggccttgctagcttcatggcctggcttcttcctgcccggTGGGGGGAGGAattctttgttcagaggtgttagtaaggtcaagatttcccctgacgttaagtccagtcgtgaccgactctggaggttggtgctcatctccatttctaagccgaagtgccggcgttgtccatagacacctccaaggtcatgtggccggcatgactgcatggagcaccgttaccttcccaccggagcggtacctattgatctactcacattggcatgttttcgaactgctaagttggcaggagctggggctaacagcaggtgctcattccgctcccgggatttgaacctggcacctttcagtccacaagttcagcagctcagtgctttaacacactgtgccaccaggggccccacaatTTAATTACACACAATTAAATAATCATTTTtaaacacttaagaaactgccaccaatgcccttcacatgacacaagcttcaaatgtggggcagAGGTATCttgcgcggttggtggggacacgagacagggccttctccgtggtggccccccgactctggaacaccctccccaaggatctcagacaggcccctacattggcagtcttcagaaagaacttgaagacctggctgttccaatgtgccttcccagattaataggaaatctccaacaccaagtcccataagcactttattagaactaagattgtatatcgcactctgcacttgccctagaagccttatatatcacctgtcacgtcagcacttttaatcttgtacccattactctggcccggcccagttttattgtgttttagcatattgtttattgcttgttgtttatactgtttaattgtttttaatttgccttttgttttgtattgttatattgtgtgttgaggccttggcctttgtaagccgcatcgagtccttcgggagatgctagcagggtacaaataaagtttaataataataataataatttctaaagtgtgggGTTTTCCCCATGATTTTCCCAATGAGTCGATTGGCAAGTGACTTCTTCCTCAGTTCCCCATGTAGAAACATGTAAAAGTGCCCAATTTAATGTGATTGGAACCCCCTCCCCCCTTGCCCTGTTTGCAAATAAAATGATGACATCGTCATGGAGGGAGGAGCCGAGATGGGCAGAATCGATTCCTTTTTTCTGCCATTATCGTTTTGGGACTGAGGAGGTAGAGCAAACAACatattcaaaacattcaggaGAAAATAGCAAGCATGTAAATTCTGGAGCCCCggtagcaaagtgtgttaaagcactgagctgctgaacttgcagaccgaaagatcgcaggttcaaatcccgggagcagagtgagcacccgctgttagctccagcttctgccaacctagcagttcgaaaacatgccaatgtgagtagatcaataggtaccgctccggcgggaaggtaacggcgctccatgcagtcaggctggtcacatgaccttggaggtgtctacggacaacgccggctcttgggcttagaaatggagatgagcaccaacgcccagagtcagacatgactggacttaacattaggggagaacctttacctttttaaaattctgCGCTTTGTGTGTCTGTAACCTTAGCAAGCTCTCCCTTTAAGCTCCCTCTTCCTGTGTCAGGTCACAAAAGTCCTTTTGAAACTCTTGCCTGAAACTCCTGCTCTGCTGCTTTTGCCTATCAAAAGGAGCAGAGAGAGATTTAAGATAGCTAAAGCTTCATTTCTCCCTTCCCTCT from the Anolis carolinensis isolate JA03-04 chromosome 5, rAnoCar3.1.pri, whole genome shotgun sequence genome contains:
- the pla2g12a gene encoding group XIIA secretory phospholipase A2 isoform X2, which gives rise to MVPERPVSPPGRMGCPAPLPALLLAWGLLLGGTPRARCHEAQTPDWRMTLKTIRNGVHKIDTYLNAALDLLGGEDGLCRYKCSDGYKPMPRYGYKPQPPNGCGSPLFGVHFDIGIPSMTKCCNQHDRCYDTCGNKKHDCDEEFQYCLSKICRDVQKTLGIPESVRACESTVQLVFDAVIHLGCKPYLDSQRAACMCRYEDKREL
- the pla2g12a gene encoding group XIIA secretory phospholipase A2 isoform X1, whose protein sequence is MVPERPVSPPGRMGCPAPLPALLLAWGLLLGGTPRARCHEAQTPDWRMTLKTIRNGVHKIDTYLNAALDLLGGEDGLCRYKCSDGYKPMPRYGYKPQPPNGCGSPLFGVHTVLTKCYEIASQFDIGIPSMTKCCNQHDRCYDTCGNKKHDCDEEFQYCLSKICRDVQKTLGIPESVRACESTVQLVFDAVIHLGCKPYLDSQRAACMCRYEDKREL